The following proteins are co-located in the Ketogulonicigenium robustum genome:
- the mutL gene encoding DNA mismatch repair endonuclease MutL, with product MNQPPAIHQLGEDVVNRIAAGEVVERPASAVKELVENALDAGAKRVEVTIADGGRTLIRVVDDGWGIAPDDLALALARHATSKIDGSDLLNIHTFGFRGEALASLGAVGRMTLTSRRAGADGAQIAVSGGAQSPVRPAALTQGTVVELRDLFFATPARLKFLRTDRAEAQAVGDVIRRLAMAEPFVAFTLRDASGGDDRQVFRVDAESGDLFDALHGRLAAILGRDFAENAVKIDAEREGFHLTGYAALPTYSRGAAVAQYLFVNNRPVRDKLLIGALKGAYADLLSRDRHPAAALFISCDPQLVDVNVHPAKSEVRFRDPALVRGLLVTAVRHALLQSGHRASTTVADATLAAFRPEPAAGVPPRSYQMPLGGYAPARPSGSAIRSAWAAQAPAAVPDIAAQGFAEMSAPSARVEPELGDDALPLGAARAQIHENYIVAQTAQGMVIVDQHAAHERLVYERLKAQMAANGVAAQALLIPDIVELGAEGAGRLLAVAPDLARLGLTIEPFGGGAVAVRETPALLGEVDSPALLRDILDELNDADSSGLLGAKLDAVLSRVACHGSIRSGRRMRAEEMNALLREMEATPASGQCNHGRPTYVELKLADIERLFGRR from the coding sequence GTGAACCAACCGCCGGCCATCCACCAACTGGGCGAGGACGTCGTCAACCGCATCGCCGCCGGCGAGGTTGTCGAACGCCCCGCCTCGGCCGTGAAGGAACTGGTCGAAAACGCGCTGGATGCGGGTGCAAAGCGGGTCGAGGTGACCATCGCCGATGGCGGTCGCACACTGATCCGCGTGGTGGATGACGGATGGGGCATCGCACCCGATGATCTGGCGCTGGCGTTGGCGCGCCATGCAACATCCAAAATCGACGGGTCAGATCTGTTGAATATCCACACCTTCGGCTTTCGCGGCGAGGCGCTGGCCTCGCTGGGGGCGGTGGGGCGGATGACGCTGACATCGCGCAGGGCCGGGGCCGACGGGGCACAGATCGCGGTTTCGGGCGGGGCGCAAAGCCCCGTGCGCCCCGCCGCGTTGACCCAAGGCACAGTGGTCGAGCTGCGCGATTTGTTCTTTGCCACCCCCGCGCGGCTGAAGTTTCTGCGCACCGATCGGGCCGAAGCGCAGGCCGTCGGCGACGTGATCCGCCGCCTTGCGATGGCCGAGCCCTTCGTGGCCTTCACCCTGCGCGATGCCAGCGGCGGGGATGACCGGCAGGTCTTCCGCGTCGATGCTGAAAGCGGTGATCTGTTCGACGCGCTGCATGGCCGTCTTGCGGCCATATTGGGGCGCGACTTTGCGGAAAATGCGGTGAAGATCGACGCCGAGCGTGAGGGATTCCATCTGACCGGCTACGCTGCGCTGCCCACCTATTCGCGCGGCGCGGCGGTGGCGCAGTATCTGTTCGTCAACAATCGCCCTGTGCGAGATAAATTGCTGATCGGCGCGCTGAAGGGCGCCTATGCCGACTTGCTCAGCCGCGACCGGCACCCGGCTGCGGCACTATTCATCAGTTGCGACCCGCAGTTGGTCGATGTCAACGTCCACCCCGCCAAATCCGAAGTGCGCTTTCGCGACCCGGCTTTGGTGCGCGGGCTGCTGGTCACGGCGGTGCGCCATGCGCTGCTGCAGTCGGGCCATCGCGCCTCGACCACGGTGGCCGATGCGACGCTGGCGGCGTTTCGCCCCGAACCTGCGGCGGGGGTGCCGCCGCGCAGTTACCAAATGCCCTTGGGCGGCTATGCCCCCGCGCGCCCCAGCGGCAGCGCCATTCGCAGCGCATGGGCCGCGCAGGCCCCCGCCGCTGTGCCAGATATTGCCGCTCAAGGCTTCGCCGAAATGTCAGCCCCTTCCGCGCGGGTCGAGCCTGAGCTGGGTGATGATGCCCTGCCGCTAGGGGCCGCGCGGGCGCAGATTCACGAAAACTACATTGTCGCCCAAACCGCGCAGGGCATGGTCATCGTCGATCAACACGCCGCGCACGAACGGCTGGTGTACGAGCGGTTGAAGGCGCAAATGGCGGCCAACGGTGTCGCCGCGCAGGCGCTGTTGATCCCTGATATCGTCGAATTGGGCGCCGAGGGTGCAGGCCGCCTGTTAGCCGTCGCCCCCGATCTGGCGCGGCTGGGGCTGACGATCGAACCTTTCGGCGGCGGCGCGGTGGCCGTGCGCGAAACCCCCGCTTTGCTGGGCGAGGTGGATAGCCCCGCGCTGCTGCGTGACATTCTGGATGAATTGAACGACGCCGATAGCAGCGGCCTTTTGGGGGCCAAGCTGGATGCCGTCTTGTCGCGCGTGGCCTGCCATGGCTCGATCCGGTCAGGCCGGCGGATGCGCGCCGAAGAAATGAACGCGCTGCTCCGCGAGATGGAGGCGACCCCCGCATCCGGCCAGTGCAACCACGGCAGGCCAACCTATGTCGAGCTGAAGCTGGCCGATATTGAAAGGCTGTTCGGGCGGCGTTAG
- a CDS encoding DUF481 domain-containing protein: protein MQTRNIFVVAAVAALTAASAQAQTSAFVNQDTISDTIDDLRDDVADDLKRDVDAFGNEGRPLGFTGSLAARANIASGNSDTKDVGLGANFGYFDGLNGHEFALSYAYSEDSDAAETNRLMLGYDYTRELNSSVYAYGKISYIDDKFGSYTKDTFAGVGLGYRVFNDPAMQWSIAAGPGFRWAEDDNGDSYDEFAASISSDYLYRINATTLFTNDTDVIWSDTDTYVSNDMAISVAMTDTLSLRGSILTQYHTDPLEGKKSTDNTYGLAIVYSIH, encoded by the coding sequence ATGCAAACTCGCAACATCTTCGTCGTCGCCGCCGTCGCCGCACTGACTGCAGCCAGCGCGCAAGCACAAACCAGCGCTTTCGTGAACCAAGACACCATCAGTGACACCATTGATGACCTGCGTGATGATGTGGCCGACGATCTGAAGCGCGACGTTGACGCCTTCGGTAACGAAGGCCGCCCGCTGGGCTTCACTGGCTCGTTGGCTGCCCGCGCGAACATCGCCAGCGGCAACAGCGACACTAAAGACGTCGGTCTGGGCGCGAACTTCGGCTACTTCGACGGCCTGAACGGCCACGAATTCGCCCTGTCGTACGCTTACTCGGAAGACTCGGACGCGGCTGAAACCAACCGTCTGATGCTGGGCTACGACTACACCCGCGAGCTGAACTCGTCGGTCTACGCCTACGGCAAAATCAGCTACATCGACGACAAGTTCGGTTCGTACACCAAAGACACCTTCGCAGGTGTTGGTCTGGGCTACCGCGTGTTCAACGACCCGGCCATGCAATGGTCGATCGCTGCCGGCCCGGGTTTCCGTTGGGCTGAAGACGACAACGGCGACAGCTACGACGAATTCGCTGCCAGCATCTCGTCGGACTATCTGTACCGCATCAACGCGACTACGCTGTTCACCAACGACACCGACGTGATCTGGTCGGACACCGACACCTACGTCAGCAACGACATGGCGATCAGCGTCGCAATGACCGACACCCTGTCGCTGCGTGGCTCGATCTTGACGCAATACCATACCGACCCTCTGGAAGGTAAAAAGAGCACCGACAACACCTATGGCTTGGCCATCGTGTACAGCATCCACTAA
- a CDS encoding DVUA0089 family protein — MRAINVTTGLKRLGIGAALALGTALPAYAQDAVCGTAAAGGQWLGGAADTSNLGAISTPFDQMALIMSGGQHVSYFSVDGTTDVRLEAESSDGGDPMIDLYDASGALVGSDDDSGGALSARLEQSLPAGNYCMVVRTFDGSGTTAYVRAGRTEMEALTAGTTTDDWSAPGITNGTCTFATATMPFGNGAVNARLSEGGVSASATPNDTPNLGFTLSEPTALTVTATNTTADPVLAIYDENGAWLAENDDFDGLNSRIDFVDALPAGNYCIELSAYNDGSLPIDVKLSTYDPAAAMVGMYERGEASPPLDGSYPITAIGELPARYRTDVQAGSTATWFSFDVTQAGVVAIEAVANGAADPVLILFDDFGRQVSFADDSENSLDPKMVARVSTGTYLVALKLYESNSRAPVRMLFEHFVPAK; from the coding sequence ATGCGTGCAATCAACGTGACCACTGGCCTGAAGCGGCTGGGTATTGGTGCGGCACTGGCACTGGGCACGGCCCTGCCCGCTTATGCGCAAGACGCTGTCTGCGGCACCGCTGCGGCGGGCGGCCAATGGCTGGGCGGCGCGGCCGACACTTCGAATCTGGGCGCGATCAGCACGCCCTTCGACCAGATGGCCCTGATCATGTCGGGCGGCCAGCATGTGTCGTACTTTAGTGTGGACGGCACGACCGATGTGCGCCTGGAGGCCGAATCGTCCGATGGCGGCGACCCCATGATCGACCTGTATGACGCCAGCGGCGCACTGGTGGGTTCGGACGACGATTCGGGCGGCGCGCTGTCGGCACGCTTGGAACAGTCGCTGCCGGCCGGCAACTATTGCATGGTCGTGCGCACCTTTGACGGGTCGGGCACCACTGCCTACGTCCGCGCGGGCCGCACCGAGATGGAAGCCCTGACCGCCGGCACCACCACCGACGACTGGAGCGCGCCCGGAATCACCAACGGCACCTGCACTTTTGCGACCGCCACGATGCCCTTCGGCAACGGCGCTGTGAATGCACGCCTGAGCGAAGGCGGCGTCAGCGCCTCAGCCACGCCGAACGATACGCCGAACTTGGGCTTTACCCTGTCGGAACCCACCGCCCTGACCGTCACCGCAACGAACACCACGGCTGACCCCGTGCTGGCGATTTACGACGAAAACGGCGCGTGGCTGGCCGAAAACGACGACTTCGACGGGCTGAACTCGCGTATCGATTTCGTCGACGCGCTGCCTGCTGGCAACTATTGCATCGAGCTGAGCGCCTATAACGACGGGTCGCTGCCGATCGATGTGAAGCTGTCGACCTATGACCCCGCCGCAGCCATGGTTGGCATGTACGAACGCGGCGAGGCTAGCCCGCCGCTGGATGGCAGCTACCCCATCACCGCGATTGGCGAGCTGCCCGCCCGCTACCGCACCGACGTGCAGGCCGGATCGACCGCAACGTGGTTCTCGTTCGATGTGACGCAGGCTGGTGTGGTCGCAATCGAAGCTGTCGCCAATGGCGCGGCCGACCCCGTGCTGATCTTGTTTGATGACTTCGGCCGCCAAGTGTCGTTTGCGGACGATTCGGAAAACTCGCTCGACCCGAAAATGGTCGCGCGCGTGTCGACCGGCACCTATCTGGTCGCGCTGAAACTGTATGAATCGAACAGCCGCGCCCCCGTGCGCATGCTGTTCGAACACTTCGTTCCGGCGAAGTAA
- the ykgO gene encoding type B 50S ribosomal protein L36 produces MKVANSLRSLKQRHRDCRIVRRKGRVYVINKTQRRFKARQG; encoded by the coding sequence ATGAAGGTCGCTAACTCGCTCCGCTCGCTCAAGCAGCGTCACCGCGATTGCCGCATCGTGCGCCGTAAGGGCCGCGTTTACGTTATCAACAAGACCCAGCGCCGTTTCAAAGCCCGTCAGGGCTGA
- a CDS encoding peptidoglycan-binding protein, translating to MRTRILLACVAMLGANAAAADDAALLLGVERYETLGRVARGADVAAGENGLAALGFRVTALPNGRAAPTQQALADWLANVPDAQRLVVVLSGRFVTTGPQSWFLTAEAATPTLFALGDAALPIDSLLRVLSTRQGGALLVLAPETQGASIDDWLREGIGTLNVPQGVSVLLGEPRNVAGFVADDLGQPGGDLLALARARGLTWQGGYVPQGSYTFMPTEVVETAATPDDAPKSAEDAAAEDALWQGALALDTLDAYRNYLARYPTGRYTDTAEETIAAIVAEPNRAARLIEEGLAMTGPQRRTIQQSLQLLGYDPRGVDGIFGGGTRTAIGAWQIANGIPQTGYIDAAQLTRLEAQTARKQAEVEAEAARQAQAAAVADQDFWRETGAKGDAPGLRAYLDRYPSGAYASVATTRLAEIDAEATRAAEAREATAWAGAEAAGTAAAFQDYLQVYPEGRFAADARSRIAALNAPETPPAPEAPAAENSEAAAAEAALNLNGLTTRVVEDRLAELQFDPGTVDGVIDDATRAAIRRYQAARDLPVTGYLNQQVLVRLLADTLMPAAGQ from the coding sequence ATGCGCACACGAATTTTGCTCGCCTGCGTCGCGATGCTGGGGGCCAATGCCGCCGCTGCCGACGATGCTGCGCTGTTGCTGGGGGTCGAGCGTTACGAGACCTTGGGTCGTGTCGCGCGCGGGGCCGATGTGGCGGCGGGCGAGAATGGCCTTGCCGCACTGGGGTTTCGCGTAACGGCGCTGCCCAACGGGCGGGCCGCGCCGACACAGCAGGCGCTGGCCGACTGGCTGGCGAACGTGCCCGATGCGCAGCGGCTGGTCGTCGTGCTGTCGGGGCGCTTCGTCACCACCGGCCCCCAAAGCTGGTTCCTAACCGCCGAGGCCGCGACCCCGACCCTGTTCGCATTGGGCGACGCTGCGCTGCCGATTGACAGCCTGCTGCGCGTCCTTTCCACGCGGCAAGGCGGCGCGTTGTTGGTGCTTGCGCCCGAAACACAGGGGGCAAGTATCGACGATTGGCTGCGTGAGGGCATTGGCACACTGAACGTCCCGCAGGGCGTCAGCGTTTTGCTGGGCGAGCCGCGCAACGTCGCAGGTTTCGTCGCCGACGACCTAGGTCAGCCGGGCGGTGATTTGCTGGCCTTGGCGCGCGCCCGTGGGTTGACGTGGCAGGGCGGCTACGTCCCGCAGGGCAGCTATACCTTCATGCCGACAGAAGTTGTCGAGACCGCCGCCACGCCAGATGATGCCCCCAAATCCGCCGAAGACGCCGCGGCCGAGGATGCGCTGTGGCAGGGCGCGCTGGCGCTGGATACGCTGGATGCCTACCGTAACTATCTCGCGCGGTATCCGACCGGCCGATACACCGACACCGCCGAAGAAACCATTGCCGCCATTGTTGCAGAACCCAACCGCGCTGCCCGCCTGATCGAGGAAGGTCTGGCGATGACCGGCCCGCAGCGCCGCACGATCCAGCAAAGTCTGCAGCTATTGGGCTATGACCCCCGCGGCGTAGACGGGATCTTTGGGGGCGGCACGCGCACGGCCATCGGGGCCTGGCAGATCGCGAACGGCATTCCCCAAACCGGCTATATCGACGCGGCCCAGCTGACCCGCCTCGAGGCGCAAACCGCGCGCAAACAGGCCGAGGTCGAGGCCGAAGCCGCGCGGCAGGCGCAGGCTGCCGCCGTCGCCGATCAGGACTTTTGGCGTGAAACGGGTGCCAAGGGTGATGCGCCGGGCTTGCGCGCTTATCTCGACCGCTACCCCTCGGGGGCCTATGCCAGCGTCGCGACCACTCGTCTGGCCGAAATTGACGCCGAAGCCACCCGCGCTGCCGAGGCGCGCGAGGCGACCGCCTGGGCTGGTGCCGAGGCTGCTGGCACGGCGGCAGCATTTCAAGACTATCTACAGGTCTACCCCGAGGGGCGCTTTGCAGCCGATGCGCGCAGCCGCATCGCTGCGCTGAATGCCCCTGAGACGCCGCCCGCCCCCGAGGCCCCCGCCGCAGAAAACAGCGAGGCCGCCGCTGCCGAGGCCGCGCTGAACCTGAATGGCCTGACCACGCGCGTGGTCGAGGATCGCTTGGCCGAACTGCAGTTCGACCCGGGTACCGTAGATGGGGTGATTGATGATGCGACGCGGGCTGCAATCCGCCGCTATCAGGCGGCGCGCGATTTGCCGGTCACCGGCTACCTGAACCAGCAGGTTCTGGTGCGGCTATTGGCCGACACGCTGATGCCAGCGGCCGGCCAATAG
- a CDS encoding SDR family NAD(P)-dependent oxidoreductase: MREWQGRTYWLVGASEGIGRELAMLISRAGAEVILSARNADRLDELAATLPGRSRVLPLDVRDSAAVQAAAAAAGDVDGVIYMAGVMSLMRAAGGSAGWNAQTAELMADTNFTGAVRVVSAVIPQMCARGAGHLLLVASLAGYRGLPGMAVYGASKGAVMQMAEGLRAELQDTGIAVQVVNPGFVDTQMTRETGLAMPLRLSAEQAAREIFEHMNDTSFRKGFPLAMSWTVRLARFLPDWLWMRFIR; this comes from the coding sequence ATGCGGGAATGGCAGGGTCGAACCTACTGGCTGGTCGGTGCCAGCGAGGGAATCGGGCGCGAGTTGGCAATGCTGATCAGCCGCGCAGGGGCCGAGGTGATCTTGTCGGCGCGCAACGCCGATCGTCTGGATGAACTGGCGGCGACCTTGCCGGGCCGCTCGCGCGTGCTGCCGCTGGACGTGCGCGATAGCGCCGCCGTGCAGGCCGCTGCCGCTGCCGCGGGCGATGTCGATGGCGTCATTTATATGGCGGGCGTCATGTCACTGATGCGCGCCGCAGGCGGCAGCGCTGGCTGGAACGCCCAGACCGCCGAGCTGATGGCCGATACCAACTTCACCGGTGCCGTCCGCGTCGTCAGCGCCGTCATCCCCCAGATGTGCGCACGCGGGGCGGGGCACCTGCTATTGGTGGCATCGCTGGCGGGCTATCGCGGCTTGCCGGGGATGGCGGTTTACGGTGCATCCAAGGGGGCGGTCATGCAGATGGCCGAAGGGCTGCGGGCCGAACTGCAAGATACCGGCATTGCTGTCCAAGTGGTGAACCCCGGCTTCGTCGATACGCAGATGACGCGTGAAACCGGCCTTGCCATGCCGCTGCGCCTGTCGGCCGAACAAGCCGCGCGCGAAATATTCGAACACATGAACGACACCAGCTTCCGCAAGGGATTCCCGCTGGCGATGTCGTGGACTGTCCGTCTGGCCCGTTTTCTGCCCGATTGGCTGTGGATGCGGTTCATCCGTTAA
- the modC gene encoding molybdenum ABC transporter ATP-binding protein produces the protein MIGVELRHDFGSFKLDVAFQTSGGVTALFGRSGAGKTSVVNAVAGLMRPQAGRIVIGDQVLFDSETRTFLPPAQRRIGYVFQEGRLFPHMTVRSNLTYGGRFAPKGSGAAPDFEAVVDLLGIQHLLDRRPAALSGGEKQRVAIGRALLSRPNLLLMDEPLAALDETRKAELLPFLERLGKDSRVPILYVSHSVPEILRLADNLVLIDQGRVAAAGTLGDVMTSPASLNALGPSAIGAIIPANIAAHEDGGVTRLSSPAGDILVTAQDAPVGTARQVRIAAQDVLIALQRPEGLSALNILPATVAAVQPDSLGGVLVRLQVGDAVALARVTQRSAGALGLAPGLPCYAILKSVAVSLG, from the coding sequence ATGATCGGTGTTGAGTTGCGCCATGATTTTGGCAGCTTCAAACTGGATGTCGCCTTTCAGACCAGCGGCGGGGTCACCGCGCTGTTCGGGCGGTCGGGTGCGGGCAAAACCAGCGTCGTCAATGCTGTCGCGGGGCTGATGCGTCCGCAGGCAGGCCGCATCGTCATTGGCGATCAGGTGCTGTTCGACAGCGAAACCCGCACGTTCCTGCCCCCTGCGCAGCGCCGGATCGGCTACGTTTTTCAAGAGGGTCGCCTGTTCCCCCATATGACGGTGCGCAGCAATCTAACCTATGGCGGCCGCTTTGCCCCCAAAGGCAGCGGCGCAGCGCCCGATTTTGAGGCTGTGGTTGATTTGCTAGGCATCCAGCATCTGCTGGATCGCCGCCCTGCTGCGCTATCGGGCGGGGAAAAGCAGCGCGTCGCCATTGGGCGTGCCCTGCTGTCGCGCCCGAACCTGTTGCTGATGGACGAACCCCTTGCCGCGCTGGACGAGACGCGCAAGGCCGAGTTGCTGCCCTTTTTGGAACGGTTGGGCAAGGACAGCCGGGTGCCGATTTTGTATGTCAGCCACTCGGTCCCCGAGATTTTGCGGCTGGCCGACAACTTGGTGTTGATCGATCAGGGGCGCGTTGCGGCGGCTGGAACGTTGGGGGATGTGATGACATCGCCCGCCAGCCTGAACGCGCTGGGCCCCAGCGCTATTGGAGCCATCATCCCCGCCAACATCGCCGCGCATGAAGACGGCGGTGTTACGCGCCTGAGCAGCCCAGCAGGGGATATTTTGGTCACCGCACAGGACGCGCCCGTCGGCACGGCGCGGCAGGTGCGTATCGCAGCGCAGGATGTATTGATCGCACTGCAACGCCCCGAAGGGCTGTCGGCCCTGAACATCCTGCCCGCCACTGTCGCCGCCGTGCAGCCCGACAGTTTGGGCGGCGTCTTGGTGCGTTTGCAGGTGGGCGATGCGGTGGCGCTGGCGCGCGTGACGCAGCGGTCGGCGGGCGCGCTGGGACTGGCCCCCGGCCTGCCGTGCTACGCCATTTTGAAATCGGTCGCCGTCAGCCTGGGGTAG
- a CDS encoding N-formylglutamate amidohydrolase: MQSESYPSSHIIHAPQRYESAIVFASPHSGRFYPPEFLRRSRLDSHQIRASEDAFVDQLFADAPAQGAPLLVANYPRAYVDLNRSAADLDPALIMGVTGGAPNMRVASGLGVIPRIVAARQPIYTGKIPLPEAETRLQQVWHPYHTALRGLMQASSARHGHAILIDCHSMPPEASGPDAPDIVLGDKHGRAADGAVRAAVIAALQGEGFRVSVNTPFAGAYVTETYGRPARGWHALQLEVSRGLYLDATTLTPHTGFAPLRARLSRVIARLVGLGRDRIAAE, translated from the coding sequence ATGCAGTCTGAATCATACCCAAGCAGCCATATTATCCACGCGCCGCAGCGCTACGAATCGGCGATCGTCTTTGCCTCGCCCCATAGCGGGCGATTCTACCCGCCGGAATTTCTGCGCCGCAGCAGATTGGATTCGCACCAGATTCGCGCGTCCGAGGATGCCTTTGTCGATCAGCTTTTCGCTGATGCCCCTGCTCAGGGCGCACCGCTGCTGGTGGCAAACTATCCGCGTGCTTATGTCGACCTAAACCGCAGCGCCGCCGATCTGGACCCCGCGCTGATCATGGGTGTGACGGGCGGGGCGCCAAACATGCGCGTGGCCAGTGGTCTTGGGGTGATTCCCCGCATCGTGGCGGCGCGCCAGCCGATCTATACCGGCAAAATCCCGTTGCCCGAGGCCGAAACCCGCCTACAGCAGGTCTGGCACCCCTACCACACCGCGCTGCGAGGCCTGATGCAAGCCAGCAGCGCCCGCCACGGCCACGCGATCCTGATCGATTGCCACTCGATGCCCCCCGAGGCCTCGGGGCCGGACGCGCCCGACATTGTGCTGGGCGACAAACATGGCCGCGCGGCTGATGGTGCGGTGCGCGCGGCTGTCATCGCCGCGCTGCAGGGCGAGGGGTTCCGTGTTTCGGTCAACACGCCGTTCGCGGGGGCCTATGTCACCGAAACCTACGGCCGCCCCGCACGCGGCTGGCACGCGCTGCAGCTAGAGGTCAGCCGAGGCTTATATCTGGATGCCACAACCCTGACCCCGCACACGGGGTTTGCGCCGCTGCGGGCGCGGCTGTCGCGCGTTATCGCGCGGCTGGTCGGGCTGGGCCGCGACCGGATCGCCGCCGAATAG